The stretch of DNA GGTGCTCGACCACGCCACCGGCGACACCATCTGCACCGAGTGCGCGCTCGTCCTCGACGCGCACTACGTCGACGAGGGCAGCGAGTGGCGCAACTTcgccgacgacggcggcggcgaggaccgCGACCCCAGCCGCGTCGGCGGGCGCAACGACCCCTTCCTCAACAACGCCCCGCTCGACACCCGCATCGTCTTCAACGGCCCGCAGAAGACGCTGGCCGAGGGCGGCCACGCGCTGCCGAGGATGCGGATCAACGGCGGGCCGGACCCCGAGCAGACGCTGGTCGAGGCGTTCCGCGCCATCGCCGACATGGCCGACCGCCTCGGCCTCGTCGCCACCATCAGGGACCGCGCCAAAGACGTGTACAAGAAGATGGACGAGGCCAAGGCGTGCCCCCGGGGCAGGAGGCGGGACGAGTTCTACGCCGCCTGCCTCTTCGTCGCGTGCCGCAACGAGGGCAAGCCGCGGACGTACAAGGAGCTCGCCACGGCGAcgagcgccggcgccggcgcgaagAAGGAGGTCGGCAGGATGACCACGCACATCAAGAAGGTGCTCGGGGAGGGGGCCGGGCAGGTGATGGACATCGGCGTCGTGCACGCCGTCGACTACATGCGCCGCTTCTGCTCCCGCCTCGGGATGGGCAACCAGGAGATGCGCGCCGCGCaggaggcggcgcggaggcTGGACGACTCTCTCGACGTGCGGCGCAACCCCGAGTCCATCGCGGCCGCCATCAGCTACATGGTCGTGCAGCGCGCCGGCGCCAGCAAGACCGTCCGGGACGTGTCCATGGCCACCGGCGTCGCCGAGGCTACCATCAAGGAGGCGCACAAGGACCTTACCCCGCACGTCGAGCTGCTCTTCGCCTAGAACGCGTTTCTTTGCAATCCTAGCATGTCCTTCGCTGCCCCTGATTCTCAGCATGGATCGTGTTCAGGAGTTCGATCTAAGTACATTCATTCGTGATCTGTGCTTGATTCGTTGATTCCAGCAGAAAATCATGGATCGATCCGAGGTGATTGCTAAATGCTAAGTGATCGCGATTCATGAGTGAGTGAGCTCATGAAGCATAGCTGCTGTTGCAGCTTGCATGTTCTCGCGGCCGGACCATGAATGAAACGCGAAGTCCGTCGTTGCGAGATGATCTGACGAATGTTCAGGTAGCAAGGCGCGTACAACCCCGAACCACCTGAACTTATCAATCCCCAATTGATAATCTGGCAAGGGTTGCTGAGCTGTGATGTCAGCCATGTTAGTTTTACCAGCCTTTGAGTTGAGCACATGCCGTTGCATAAATGGTTTTGCTGTTCCCACAGTAGTGCCATCGATAACTCATTCACAGGGCTGGAAAAATCCGTAATTCTTATCCTTATGTTTCTAAAATCTAGTCTTGCGCAAATGAATATAGAAATATAGAATAACAGCATGCCTCAAGAACAAAAAGTTAGGGGAGGAGGTTGCTTGTTGTATCTCACCAGAAAGTGAGATGTGCACAATCAACTACTTACTTCCGATCATAAATGATAAATGCACAACGTTTTAATGTTGGACACAACTGTATAAGTATATGAACTAAGAAAGTAGGTGAGAGGACCATCTTTGATTAAATTGACACATCCAAAGTGCACTAGGAGTGAATTGATGCTAAGATGCAATGCTGGAACAAATGTGGTAAATTGCCTAAAAATCATAGAACGGCCTGCATTTACCAATTAGTGAAAGGTGTTAAAACTAAAACAACAAGCATCTTTGATCGGATGAAGTATGACAGAAAAAACAATTGatcatctttttttttgaaaagctcGTCTGTATTTGCTTCTATGGTCATCTACTTAAAAATAAAATTAAACGTTTGATATCTTGTAGTGGCTAATCGTAACTAGGaaagagtttttttttttcttttgtctcGAAGATCGCGAGGAATACTTGTGTGTTTTTACTCTTGTTGTGGAGTTTCGCACGAGcataaaaaaaaaggaaacagGACGTTCTAAAtcggaaaaaaaaaggaaggaaacGCAAGCGACCCCAGCCAAACACCAGCCCAATCCGCGTCCGACTCCGACCCGCCCGCCTCGCTTTCCGACACCGACTTCGCGCGTCCTCAAGCCGACCCAATCGCCCAACCCGTCTATAAATATCAGCCGACCCCTCCCAGAAATCAATCCCCaactccgccgcgccgccggccgccgctgcaaAATCCCCATCGATCTGCACGAGCCTCGCTCGCCACCTACGCTTTGCTCGCTCCAGTCAGCGGCAGCCATGGCCGGCGAGCTGCTCCACTGCCCGGACTGCCACCGCGCCACGGAGGTGGTGCTGGACCACGCCACCGGCGACACCGTGTGCACCGAGTGCGCGCTCGTCCTCGAGGCGCACTACATCGACGAGGGCTCCGAGTGGCGCAGCTTcgccgacgacggcggcggcgaggaccgCGACCCCAGCCGCGTCGGCGGCCCCAACGACCCCTTCCTCTCCAACGCCCCGCTCGTCACCCGCATCACCTACTCCGGCCCGCAGAAGGTGCAGGCCGTGGGCGGGAACGCGCTGCCGAGGATGCGGGTCAATGTCGGCGGGGCGGACCACGAGCAGTCGCTGGTCGAGGCGTTCCGCGCCATCGCCGACATGGCCGACCGCCTCGGCCTCGTCGCCACCATCAGGGATGGCGCCAAGGATGTGTACAAGAAACTGGACGAGGCCAAGGCGTGCCCCAGGGGAAAGAAGCGGGACGTGTTCTACGCCGCCTGCCTCTACATCGCGTGCCGCAACGACGGTAAGCCGCGGACGTACAAGGAGCTCGCCACggtgacgcgcgccggcgccTCTGCCAAGAAGGAGATCGGCCGGATGACCACGCTCATCAAGAAGGTCCTCGGGGAGGAGGCTGGGCAGCAGGTTCTTGACATCGGCGTCGTGCGCGCCGCCGACTACCTGCGCCGCTTCTGCTCCCGGCTCGGGATGGGCAACCAGGAGATGCGCGCCGCGCaggaggcggcgcggaggcTGGAGGCCGGCCTCGACGTGCGGCGCAACCCCGagtccatcgccgccgccatcaGCTACATGGTCGTgcagcgcgccgccgccaccaagaCCGTCAAGGACGTGTCCATGGCCACCGGCGTCGCCGAGGCCACCATCAAGGAGGCGCACAAGGACCTCACTCCGCACGCTGAGATGCTCTTCGCCTAACGGGCTTGTCCTCCTGTGGATGCGTTTCTCGTCGATCTTGCATTGGCATGCCGGCCGTCATGTCCCGTGTTCTAGATCCTTGGCATCACGGCATGTCCGTGTTCCTAGCAACTAGGACATCATGTGGATTAAGTTTCTGTTGGACTTCGATTCTAAGTACCGTTCATTCGTGAATCCGTGCTTGGTTCGATTGTTTCCAAACTCATGGACCGGTCCATCGAGATGTTTGCTGAATGCTAAGTGATCACGAGTCATGAATGACTTCCTGATGTACATAGCTTGCATCTTGCATGTCTTGGCGGCAGGTCCATGGATGGAACGCGCAGCCTGTTCTTGCGAGAATCTGGCGAATTAGTGTTCAGATGTCTGCCAATGGCATTGAAGGAAATTACTCGATTAGTACGAGTGTACTATACCGGATCACTTGAACATATCTATCCATTGAAACAAACTGGCAGTGGTTGCTGCATGCGCTGTGCGCTGATGTTATTCAGTCAAGTTAGTTGGGGACTGCTGCTGCATTGTTGGCCTGGCTGTTTTCATTATAGTGTCTCTGATGAATTGATAACTCATTCACAGTGCTATTCGATAGACCTGCCCATACCCCAGACTGGGGCTGGAAAGGCCTGGCCCAGAAAAGCAGCCTAAAAGGCCTGGCTAGAAAAGCAGACTAAGTACCTTAATTAAAAACAAACAACTATTTATTTATATTTGATTAAAAGAGTATTTTAAAACAATGAAAAATGTGCacaaataaatttaaaataaatactAACTTTTCGTTATGCTAGGCAAAGTTACGGAACCCTACCCTAGCATTAAAACATATTATTTTCTAAAAACTTTATAAGATAAATTTGTTCAATGTAGTTTAAACTTTAAAGACGTGTGTTCTCCCATCTCCAAATCCCCTCCTAGATTTACAACCGCGAGAACGCACGCGGGAGTGAAGGGGTAGCTACCACGGGCGCTTCTAAGAGCTAAAAGAATGAGAACGCATGCCGGAGTGAAGGGGTAGCTACCATGGGCGCTTCTAAGAGCTAAAAGAATGGTGCCGCTTATGGATTCCTCTAAAGTGATTTCACATCAAATCCAGAAGCCACCTCTCAAAAATAGATTCAAGTAATGATCTGCTGTAGGTCTGTTCGGTGAAGCTCTTCCTGCTTATAATTCTCTATGAAAAGTGATTATGTGAGAAAAGTGATTTTATGGATGAAAATAattctttataatttaatttaAGCTTCGAGAAGAAAATGATTTTGTGCAGGAAATGAATTATGATAAGCTAGTTTTCTTTAGTTCCTAGCTCCATAGTTCATTTCAAAGGATCGCTTCGCAGAATTAGCCTATTGGAACCATTTTTTTCTGTAAATTATCATTTGGTAAAGCTCCTCCTAAAATCATCTTGGGAGATGCTCTTAGAGCTCTGTTAAAAAGGTTGTAATTTCATCACATATCAATCAAAAGCGTAGCTTGCAACAATTGTACTGAAAATATGTTCCACATGTATAGTTATAAGGTTTGTGCATTATGTTGTATTTAAAGCTGGTTGGGGTTTATGTGCCCCTCACTAAGACTTTCAATTGCGAAAGACActatagatttttttttttgtgagTGTGGTGGTAATCTATGCATGGTGGTGGCAAGTGCTTGCAAGGGGTACAACAATCTATAGTTCCTTTCAGTGGAAGATCATCCCGCAGGATGCAGGTGTCTTCGATGATCAAAGAAATCATCATTACACATTGTCACCTTGCCTTCGATCCTGGCTATTGTAACAATGACAAACCCATGTTTCCAAGTAGTAGTTCTTTCTACTCGCTGTATTCTTTTTCTGCCAAACGCATCTGCTTTATCACTACTAAAAAAgcatttttagggacgggtaaAAACGTATTTTTAGAGGCAGATAGTGCACCCGTTGCTAGTTTTCGTAGCTAAAAATAGCTATTTGCAGGGGCGGGTGCGTTACCCGCCCCTGCAAATCCATTTCCAGGAGCgggtcacccgcccctacaaatccatttctaggggcgggtgagaaggtgacccgcccctggaaatggGTTTCCCGCTATTTTTTGCAATTTGCATTCCCGTCAATTTTGATCTCTCAATCTAGTTTGCGATCGTGATTGCGATTTGCATTCCCGCTAATTTTCATCTCTCAATCTAGTTTGCGATCGTGACGCGGAATATGTTCGGTAACTAAAAATACTTATAGTTTGCGATCGTGACGCGGAATATGTTCGGTAACTAAAAATACTTATGCATACAAAAATAAATTATATGGAAATCAAACATCATTAGAGTACGTCATTAAAGAGCATATTCAATACATGTTTTTTCTATATTCCTCCCTAGGAACGCTACTAGAGGCGGCACGGTGCCGTTGATTGTCCCACTCACATATTTATCTTCCGTTGCCAGATCTTGTGCTTCGTGAAAAAAATTTCCCCTCAGCGTTGACCACTTCATGCATAATGGAACGGTACAAATCGTCGACTGCGTCTAGAAGTTGTTTCTCATGGAGCTGGACATGGTGTTGCTCCGAGTGAATCTGCAACCATTAAATCTATGGTAAAATTAATTAACCAAGTGCTAGTTACAGTAAAAAGCTAATGTACACATATACATCTTTCCCTAATAAAGAGTAGCGCCTTACACGCTTGGGATCAGTAGTATATCTCCCTTACACCCTTAGATGCTCGCACATGTAAGTACGCACGGAACACGGAACCCGCGGGTTGCTTGTAGCACGGGAACCTTGTACGTATAGTTATTTTCTCTGGTTTGCCGGTGGGATGAAATGATCATTTATGAATGTAGAACTGTTTTAAAATGAAAGAAATGAAAGTTAATTTATAAATGTACTTCTGTAGAGAAATAAGCATGACGTGCATAGGGAAGATAATCACAATTGTAGAATTTCTATGAATTCTTGGTATCTCTGAGTTGACCAATCTAAGGAGTCCAATAACAATAATCTTTCAAGCTTTGGCTATAATTGGAAAGCAATCCAGTGATTTCTAAAAAAATGTACGATTTGTAAGCAATCCAGTGGTTTATTATATCAAATAGTTGATATTAGATTTGCTGGATGTGGTATGGCGCAAATATAACATCCATGTCTTCCCATCGTGTCATCATATGCAATATGTAGGCCGCAACCCTCTTCACAGTCTCTCGATGAAATTTATGttatttcttttatttttccttCTTTGTTGCAAATGGCTTTAGGTAGTAATCGTCGTCCTTTATCCATTTTGGCCCGGCATGCCTGGCCTCGCAAATTGCTACGGGGTCAAGATACCggacttttttaaaaaaataatggCATCCATTGTTTGCATCCTGTAGAATATAATGTATAATAATTAAATATTTGTGCATATATAGTACTTTAGGTCGTAATATAAATCAAATTAGTATAGATGAGGCACTTACATGCACTAGAGTCGAACCATTTCAATACCAAGTTATTGGAGGCGGAACACGTGTTGGATGTCTTCAAAATCGAATATGATATCAAAGATTTGTTGCTCCTTAAGTCCGAATACATCTGGATGGTGCGGAGCATATATAGTTTTTAGCCAAGTATACATGCCCTCTTTTACCAATTATGAAACCTCCGCATAAAACTAGGACAATCTCTTAGTGCTTAGTCCGGTAGAGACTTTTCCGTACTGAAATTTTAAAGGAACATCATCCAAGTCTGGAAGGTCATCAACCCCAATGTCCTTTTCGTGCTTCATGTCAATGCAGGGCGTAGAAAAGCCCGACCGTCTGCTAGCATTACAATCTGCTGGATTATCCTTTGACTTAGCCTTCTTAGCCTTTTCATCAGACTTCTTGTTTGCGGCATGCCATCTATTCACAATTTGTGATCCTTCCTTGTCGTTTTGGTAAGACCTCTACACTTGAGGCATCGGGCCGGTGGCAGAGCCAGTGGTGATACCGAGCCTTGTGGGGATGGCTCTCGTGGTGGTGGTGATACCTGGACCAGTGGGGATGGCTCTTGTGGTGGTGGTGACACCTGGGCCTGTGGGGATGGCTctcgtggtggtggtgatgttCGAGTTGGCGGTGATCGCGAGGCCGTTGGTGATGGCTCTCATGATACTGGAGTTACTGGTGATGGCGGACCCTGGGGTGATGGCTCTCGTGATACTGGAGCCACTGGTGATGCATCTCGTGGTTGTGGCGACGGCAGGACCGGTAGTTAATGCTCTGGTGCTGCCCCCTGCTCTTATTGTTGTGGTGCTGGCGAGATATGGTCCGGAGCAGCCAGTACCTGACCAAGCCAGTACCTGACCAACCAGGAAGATATCTTGTTTATACCATAGAATGGTGCTGCCAACACATTCTCCAAGGCAACTCTTTCCATCTGCAGAGGGGATGTCTATCTCATTATCCTCATAACTTGAATTCAAGAGTTACTCCACTTGTACGCATGCATATAGAGCCAAGATCGGTTTTCCCTCGAATAAACCCCTAGCTGGATGCACTGGGCCTTGGCAACTTCCTTTGTCTTTCCAGCTCTGCCGACCAGATAAAGCAACAAGCAGGGAGTAATACTCGCTATGGTATCCACCAGGTATTGTTGAGCTGTGGTCGAGGCAGCACTGCTTTGTGCACATGCCAGACTCGTTTGGCCAATGACGGACTCACTTGGCCAAGTACCGGAGATTGCATGCCCAATGTGCATTATGtgacatgtagaatttaatAAAAATATCAAATAACTATTTTATTGTATATAATGGTTCAAAGTGTCGAAACCACAATGTGCACCTCCACAACATACTATCTTATAGCACTCCAGACTCTCTTTGTGTTTTGAACACTCTCAATCATTATATGTACTGAAACATGTTTGTCATATTTTTTACTAGTTTTATACTACACAATATGTTTCTAGTGCAAATTTGAGTTTTTTTCCGTATGTTTTGCccccacccgcccctacaaatagtTTTCCAATTTATGCTGAAAATCcatttatttcaaaaaaaaagcaAAACACCTctaaaaatgtgaaatttttaccataaaCATATTTTAATATGTAGAACATAAGAAAAATATCAAAATCCAATTGCAGTGTATGTAATAAATAAAAGTGTTGAAATACCAATGTTCAAGCGGTAACAATTCTGGATTCGCCATCTTTGCGTGCGCATAGCTTATCGTCTTTTCTTATGCTTGCTTCTATAATTCTCATCTTCTGTGATACGTCTGTGAAGAGGCTTATCTCATCATACTGATTATATTATTCCACATCGTTGATACCATCAATTCCTATGATATCTTGTTTTCCAGGTACAACGACGTGTTTTGTCTTCTTTGCAGGATCAACTATATAGAGTACCTGTGCGACCTGTGAGGCAAGTACCCATGAGTCATCTTTATAACCAACATACATTGTTGAGGTCGACAATCGTGAGCCCATAGCCGTCCACCTCAACAGCTTTTGGGTGTTTGACCCAACGACACCGAAAGACCGGGATTTGTATATTGGAACTATAGTGCACTACCCATATATCATCTATCATCTATGACACTGAAATATGTTGTACTTTGCTCTGTTCTCTCATCTAAGGCCTCAATACGAACACCACTATTCTGAGACACGGTCTTCTTGTCTTTGGCGGCAGTATAGAATAGATATCTGTTAATATCATACTCTTGCCATGATGTGACCAGGCTAGATTGACCAGCTGCCAATCTTTTGATCGTTTGCTCCTCCACGATCTCCCCATGTGGTAGATCCAGGTCCTTCAACCATGCAATCAGCCGACGTTTGTGCTCTTTCATGATCCAATCATCCAAACGGCCATTACTTTCTACACGAATCATGCTCAAGTGTTCATTGACTAAAGGAGTCATTATCGTGAGGTGCCGCAAGATGCTATGATGGGCTTGTTGCACACCTTTAAAATCTTTGTCGATGAAGATTTTCCTCCCAACTGTGCCCACACCTTCCAACCTCGCCAAAAATCATGGAATAGGCAAACCAAGAGGCACGTTATCCTTTAGGGGCGGCTCACACCCCAGCCGTCACTAAAaaccatttgtaggggcggctCACTCCCCCAGCCGTCCATGAAAATGGCGCCTATTTGTAAGGGCGACTGAAGGGGTGAGCCGCCCCTACAAATACATTTACAGGGAGCGGCTCGGTTGCTGCAGTACCGCGCTCTATTTGTAAGAATGGGTGATATTTTGGTCCGCCCCTAAAAAAAGTTTAGGGTGTTGCTATAAATAGTTTTTGTAGTAGTGTATACTAATTGTTTTTTCCTTGATCTTATATCAAGCAGCTAGCATCCTCTTCTTTTGATCCTTGGTATGCTTTATTGCTGTTATTCTTTCAATCATAAACATGTGCACCCTTAAAAGAATGTATACACACATTTTCACACAAAAATGGAATAATCTGATCCACAATTTTTTATATGCATATAGAATTTTGCAAGTACCACATGAAATCCCTCTTTCTGAAGTGAAATCATTTCTTGTTGTTGATTCAACAATGGAAAGAATAAAATCCCTTTATTCGACAACTATTTGAATAATTTTTTAAATAGTATTATTGCATTTGTGTTTTGCAAAAAAAGGTGTAGTCCAAGAGGTGTGTTCATGTCTATCTTGTACTAAAATAATATCATTGTACGAGGTGAGAAGTAAAATCAAGGTCAAGTTTGGAAAACATCCCTCTAACTTATTACAGGATAAACttgattaaatttaagatagtTTGACTTAATTGGGATAAAACTAGAATTACATTCGTTGCGAAGAAAGTATGGCAATGGGCGAAAAGACCTATACATCTCATGATACAATATTTTAGCATAATTTAATCTTCAATTTAAGTTTTCCGCTTGCTCTGATCTGTTACGGCTACGGTACA from Panicum hallii strain FIL2 chromosome 3, PHallii_v3.1, whole genome shotgun sequence encodes:
- the LOC112885773 gene encoding transcription initiation factor IIB-like, whose translation is MHSAADDLLFCPDCHRRTEVVLDHATGDTICTECALVLDAHYVDEGSEWRNFADDGGGEDRDPSRVGGRNDPFLNNAPLDTRIVFNGPQKTLAEGGHALPRMRINGGPDPEQTLVEAFRAIADMADRLGLVATIRDRAKDVYKKMDEAKACPRGRRRDEFYAACLFVACRNEGKPRTYKELATATSAGAGAKKEVGRMTTHIKKVLGEGAGQVMDIGVVHAVDYMRRFCSRLGMGNQEMRAAQEAARRLDDSLDVRRNPESIAAAISYMVVQRAGASKTVRDVSMATGVAEATIKEAHKDLTPHVELLFA
- the LOC112885774 gene encoding transcription initiation factor IIB-like — its product is MAGELLHCPDCHRATEVVLDHATGDTVCTECALVLEAHYIDEGSEWRSFADDGGGEDRDPSRVGGPNDPFLSNAPLVTRITYSGPQKVQAVGGNALPRMRVNVGGADHEQSLVEAFRAIADMADRLGLVATIRDGAKDVYKKLDEAKACPRGKKRDVFYAACLYIACRNDGKPRTYKELATVTRAGASAKKEIGRMTTLIKKVLGEEAGQQVLDIGVVRAADYLRRFCSRLGMGNQEMRAAQEAARRLEAGLDVRRNPESIAAAISYMVVQRAAATKTVKDVSMATGVAEATIKEAHKDLTPHAEMLFA